Proteins from a single region of Pangasianodon hypophthalmus isolate fPanHyp1 chromosome 7, fPanHyp1.pri, whole genome shotgun sequence:
- the kdm2ab gene encoding lysine-specific demethylase 2A isoform X3 yields MEETRYSKRLRTGTRRRYQDDGISDDEIEGKTTFDLEEKLESSDFNSDLVKIMDGKDFTFEYIQREGLRDPIIFTKADGLGIQMPDPDFSVSDVKLFVGSRRMIDVMDVSTQRGMEMSMSQWRRYYETPASEREKLYNVISLEFSHTKLEHLVKRPASVDLIDWVDNMWPRHLKERQRDSTNVITDMQYPKVQKYCLMSVKGCFTDFHVDFGGTSVWYHILRGRKVFWLIPPTPHNLELYENWVLSGKQGDIFLGDKATACQRIELKQGYTFMIPSGWIHAVYTPEDTLVFGGNFLHSFNIPMQLNIYNIEDRTRVPAKFRYPFYYEMCWYVLERYLYCLTNTSHLTPEFQRHSLGIGLKKDDFTKPNNENTEEKTEVKEEGDEEEEEAPSPPARPGVKVHLTPLELEGLWQLLHKLEALPAHKKCVPAGIRNAPALLGDIRALLEEHANDDPKLSYTGKPIVTWPKRPSWYRPLPPPPSVMYRPRASGSGPTMAPVPRPTKPASSISALRRRRVRCKRCEACRRSECGDCTYCRDMKKFGGPGRLKKSCILRQCLAPALPLTAVCAICKEGSQEDAEGTQTTQTLMECSECGQITHPECIKVPGEGVINKDLPSCWECPKCVQDKNTESSSSNSEEEGKSTVTTSSPSSAPPAKRAYREGIGVGGLRLGRKGQPPPSPLSLPLTRSRRQPPPSQKILLQHQQSRKRAGALERQHRKRLLRHRSLERGSLFRAGLSRGMSRRRGTSSYQGREARLKSEARSGALRGRTEREEDGDDNNKEEENEKTDRRENGLGGKENRPQRYGGRPTEDENADGQQNGERETEREEDGEQTRSDSSGVLSDETRDQRSCVTVTLHPTRGRRDPSTIVPKLQANVSSVSHTQSNSDFQGKSLLRPPLRGDSRRADKAHSHTHSHAARPQLQSPTLTRSTSKHAHVSQSLRCSSKESHHNTTRERNGKNVRPERGKPPASSPSSTSCTSPEQNGASEPGWGRLVWVSVFRYLNRTELCVCMAVCKSWYKWGCDKRLWTHISLSRCQSISPQALSGIIKRQPVTLDLSWAKISKKQLTWLINRLPGLKDLVLSGCNWTSVSALSSPSCPLLRSLDLRWADGVKDAQIRELLSPPGSNNRSQLRNVQCLRLCGLEVTEATLRLIIRHMPQLTRLELSHCPLTDNALNLLTAVGSSTRNTLTHLNLAGCSRLTDHCLVYLQRLSCLSVLDLRSCKGISRLACEKFISELSVNALYCLSDDKLIQRIS; encoded by the exons ATGGAGGAGACCCGCTACAGCAAGCGCCTG CGAACAGGAACACGCCGGCGCTACCAGGATGATGGCATCTCAGATGATGAGATTGAGGGGAAGACGACTTTTGACCTGGAAGAAAAGCTTGAAAGCAGCGACTTCAATTCAGACTTGGTCAAAATTATGGATGGAAAAG ACTTCACTTTTGAGTACATCCAGCGGGAGGGGCTTCGGGACCCCATCATCTTTACTAAAGCAGACGGTCTTGGCATTCA GATGCCCGATCCAGACTTCAGCGTGAGTGACGTGAAACTGTTTGTAG GCAGTCGAAGGATGATTGACGTGATGGATGTAAGCACTCAAAGGGGCATGGAGATGTCAATGAGCCAGTGGAGGCGGTATTATGAAACTCCAGCCTCAGAAAGGGAAAAGCTATACAACGTCATCAGTCTTGAGTTCAGTCATACTAAACTGGAGCATCTCGTCAAGAGACCTGCCTCC GTTGATCTGATCGACTGGGTGGATAACATGTGGCCACGGCACctgaaggagagacagagagactctACCAACGTCATCACTGACATGCAGTACCCCAAAGTACAGAA GTACTGTCTGATGAGCGTGAAGGGCTGCTTTACAGACTTCCATGTTGACTTTGGTGGCACATCAGTCTGGTATCACATCCTGAGGGGACGCAAG GTGTTCTGGCTGATCCCACCCACGCCACACAACCTGGAACTCTATGAGAACTGGGTGCTGTCGGGAAAACAGGGTGACATCTTCCTCGGGGACAAAGCCACCGCCTGCCAGCGCATTGAGCTAAAACAGGGTTACACCTTTATGATCCCCTcag gttggATCCATGCAGTATACACTCCCGAGGATACGCTGGTGTTTGGAGGGAATTTCCTGCACAGTTTTAACATTCCTATGCAGCTGAACATCTACAACATTGAGGACCGCACACGG gTCCCAGCTAAGTTCCGTTACCCGTTTTATTACGAGATGTGTTGGTATGTGTTGGAGCGTTACCTGTACTGTCTCACCAACACCTCTCATCTAACGCCGGAGTTCCAGAGACACTCACTGGGCATCG GGCTGAAAAAAGATGACTTCACTAAACCAAACAACGAGAATACCGAGGAAAAAACGGAGGTTAAAGAAGAAGGTGacgaggaggaagaagaagctCCCTCTCCTCCTGCCCGTCCTGGGGTGAAGGTCCACCTGACGCCGTTGGAGCTGGAAGGACTCTGGCAGTTGCTGCACAAACTGGAGGCGTTGCCCGCCCACAAGAAGTGTGTACCTGCAGGGATTAGAAACGCTCCAGCACTTCTCGGTGACATCCGT GCCCTGCTAGAAGAGCATGCCAATGATGATCCAAAATTGTCTTACACTGGAAAACCCATTGTCACATGGCCTAAAAGG CCCTCGTGGTACAGGCCTCTCCCTCCTCCCCCATCTGTAATGTACCGGCCACGCGCTTCAGGTTCGGGCCCAACGATGGCCCCGGTGCCACGGCCAACCAAGCCCGCATCTTCTATCTCGGCTCTGAGGCGGCGGCGTGTGCGCTGTAAACGCTGCGAGGCCTGCAGGCGCTCCGAGTGTGGAGACTGCACCTACTGCAGGGACATGAAGAAATTTGGCGGCCCTGGTCGACTCAAGAAGTCCTGCATTCTCAGACAGTGCCTGGCT CCGGCGCTGCCTCTGACTGCTGTCTGTGCCATATGTAAAGAGGGGAGCCAGGAAGACGCTGAAGGGACCCAGACCACCCAAACGCTCATGGAGTGCTCTGAATGTGGTCAGATTACACACCCAGAATGTATAAAG gTCCCAGGGGAGGGTGTGATCAATAAGGATCTTCCCAGTTGCTGGGAGTGTCCCAAATGTGTCCAAGATAAGAACACAGAG TCTTCCAGCAGTAATTCAGAAGAGGAGGGCAAAAGCACTGTTACGACTAGCTCACCATCCTCTGCTCCTCCTGCTAAGCGGGCGTACAGGGAGGGTATTGGGGTGGGGGGTCTGCGTTTGGGGCGCAAGGGTCAGCCTCCCCCGTCGCCCTTGTCCCTGCCTCTGACTCGCTCCCGACGCCAACCTCCACCCTCACAGAAAATCCTGCTGCAGCACCAACAGAGCCGCAAGAGAGCTGGGGCACTGGAGCGACAGCACAGGAAGAGG CTCTTGCGTCATCGGAGTTTGGAGAGAGGGAGCCTGTTCAGGGCAGGACTCAGCAGGGGCATGTCCCGCAGGAGAGGCACCTCATCCTATCAGGGAAGAGAAGCGCGGCTTAAAAGCGAAGCAAGAAGCGGAGCTCTGCGgggaaggacagagagagaagaggatggAGACGACAATAACAAGGAGGAAGAAAACGAGAAGACAGATAGGAGAGAGAACGGGCTGGGAGGTAAAGAGAACCGGCCACAGAGATACGGAGGAAGGCCGACGGAAGATGAGAACGCTGACGGCCAACAGAACGGAGAGCGGGAaacagagagggaggaggacGGAGAGCAGACTCGCTCAGACTCTTCCGGGGTGCTCAGCGATGAGACCAGAGATCAGAGGTCATGCGTGACCGTGACCTTGCATCCTACACGAGGCAGACGGGATCCCAGCACTATTGTCCCCAAGCTACAAGCGAATGTATCCTCTGTAAGCCACACCCAAAGCAACAGCGACTTTCAAGGCAAGTCTCTGCTCCGCCCCCCACTCCGGGGTGATTCACGCCGTGCGGACAAagctcactctcacacacactcgcatgcAGCCAGGCCGCAACTCCAATCCCCCACCCTTACCAGGAGCACTTCCAAACACGCTCACGTGAGTCAGAGCTTAAGGTGTAGCTCCAAAGAGTCCCATCACAACACGACACGGGAGAGGAACGGGAAAAACGTGCGACCGGAGAGAGGGAAGCCTCCTGCCTCGTCTCCCAGCTCAACGTCCTGCACATCACCTGAGCAGAATGGAGCGAGTGAACCAGGCTGGGGCAGGCTGGTGTGGGTGTCCGTCTTCCGTTACCTGAATCGAACCGAGCTGTGCGTCTGCATGGCTGTGTGTAAGAGCTGGTACAAATG GGGGTGTGATAAGCGCTTGTGGACGCATATCAGTTTGAGCCGCTGCCAGTCCATCAGCCCACAGGCCCTCTCCGGCATCATCAAGCGCCAGCCAGTTACACTGGACCTGTCCTGGGCCAAAATATCCAAGAAACAGCTTACATGGCTCATCAACCGATTACCAG GGCTGAAAGATCTGGTGCTTTCAGGGTGTAACTGGACATCTGTCTCTGCTCTGAGCTCTCCCAGCTGTCCTTTACTGCGCTCGCTAGACCTACGCTGGGCAGACGGCGTCAAAGATGCACAGATCAGAGAGCTGCTCAGCCcaccag GAAGTAATAACCGTTCCCAGCTGAGAAACGTGCAGTGCTTGAGGCTGTGTGGTCTAGAGGTGACGGAGGCCACTCTGAGGCTGATCATCAGGCACATGCCCCAGCTGACGAGGCTGGAGCTCTCACACTGCCCTCTGACTGACAACGCTCTCAACCTCCTCACTGCCGTGGGCTCATCCACAcgcaacacactcacacacctcaaCCTAGCAG gttgcAGTCGTCTGACGGACCACTGTCTGGTGTATCTGCAGCGTTtgtcctgtctctctgtgctTGACCTGCGCAGCTGTAAAGGAATCTCCCGTCTGGCCTGCGAGAAATTCATCTCCGAGCTGTCCGTCAATGCCCTCTACTGCCTATCAGACGATAAACTTATCCAGAGAATATCCTAG